A window from Citrus sinensis cultivar Valencia sweet orange chromosome 3, DVS_A1.0, whole genome shotgun sequence encodes these proteins:
- the LOC112498347 gene encoding RPW8-like protein 1 has product MPEPVTITATAVGGLLAGAILGVALQEIMVAIKESKSRCSNFRDALNSLENTINLLSPLIKEMDRLNRELEDSNKREEIIRLFLQQLKKAEALVSMCSSIRRWNLYKKRKYEKRLRNMDSSLRDLSAVLQVGQALDTQRLQRIIQDM; this is encoded by the coding sequence ATGCCAGAACCGGTTACGATAACGGCAACGGCAGTGGGAGGTCTCTTAGCAGGGGCCATTCTAGGTGTTGCGCTTCAAGAGATCATGGTGGCGATTAAAGAATCAAAGTCAAGGTGCAGCAACTTCAGAGACGCCCTAAATAGCCTTGAAAACACCATCAACCTGTTAAGTCCTTTGATCAAAGAAATGGATAGGTTAAATCGAGAGCTGGAGGACTCtaataaaagagaagagatcATTCGCTTGTTTCTTCAACAGCTGAAGAAAGCGGAAGCTCTGGTTTCAATGTGCTCAAGCATCCGTCGCTGGAACTTGTACAAGAAGAGGAAATACGAAAAAAGGCTTCGGAATATGGATTCTTCTCTTCGTGACCTTTCCGCAGTGCTCCAGGTTGGACAAGCGCTTGATACCCAGCGCCTTCAACGTATAATACAAGATATGTAa